From the Rhodothalassiaceae bacterium genome, one window contains:
- a CDS encoding NYN domain-containing protein yields MFYADERLAVFIDGANLYMTARSLGLEIDYRKLKEYFAERGRLLRAFYYTAIADDQEYSPIRPLVDWLDYNGYMVVTKPLKEFTDESGRRRVKGNMDVEIAVDMLNTAEHVDHMVLFSGDGDFRRVIESVQRRGVRVTVISSTATQPSMIADELRRQADHFVDLTELEDAFLRPRRPARADDAAEPGPDMPSLEEGEDAPDREAGDDGGG; encoded by the coding sequence ATGTTCTATGCTGACGAACGCCTCGCCGTATTCATCGATGGCGCCAATCTCTACATGACCGCCCGCAGCCTGGGTCTCGAGATCGACTACCGCAAGCTGAAGGAATATTTCGCCGAGAGGGGTCGGCTGCTGCGCGCCTTCTATTACACCGCCATCGCCGACGATCAGGAATACTCGCCCATCCGGCCGCTCGTCGACTGGCTCGACTACAACGGCTACATGGTGGTGACGAAGCCGCTCAAGGAGTTCACGGACGAGAGCGGCCGGCGGCGGGTGAAGGGCAACATGGATGTGGAGATCGCGGTCGACATGCTGAACACGGCCGAGCATGTGGACCACATGGTGCTGTTTTCCGGCGACGGGGATTTCCGGCGCGTGATCGAGTCGGTGCAGCGGCGCGGCGTGCGGGTCACCGTGATCTCGTCCACCGCCACCCAGCCGTCGATGATCGCGGACGAACTTCGGCGTCAGGCCGATCACTTCGTGGATCTGACGGAGCTCGAGGATGCGTTCCTGCGCCCGCGCCGCCCGGCACGCGCCGATGATGCGGCGGAGCCGGGGCCCGATATGCCTTCCCTGGAGGAGGGCGAGGACGCCCCGGACCGGGAGGCCGGGGACGACGGCGGGGGCTGA
- a CDS encoding D-glycerate dehydrogenase, whose amino-acid sequence MIVTRRLPAVVERRMAELFDARLNPDDHPFTQAELRAAVAEAEVLVPTVTDRIDKGVLAAAGPQLRLIANFGNGVDHIDLATARARGITVTNTPGVLTEDTADVAFALILMTLRRLAEGERMLRQGRWQGWAPTGLLGARLKGRQLGIVGMGRIGRALARRARAAGMRILYHNRHRLPAEVEAELEARYFEQLEQMLPRVDVLSIHCPHTPATYHLLSERRLRQLPRHAVVINTARGEIVDEQALIRLLEEGRLGGAGLDVFEGEPRVDPRLLALPNVVLLPHMGSATEEARIDMGEKVIINIKTFVDGHAPPDRVLEANF is encoded by the coding sequence GTGATCGTGACCCGGCGGCTGCCGGCGGTGGTGGAGCGCCGGATGGCGGAGCTGTTCGACGCCCGTCTCAATCCGGACGACCATCCCTTCACCCAGGCCGAGCTGCGCGCGGCGGTGGCGGAGGCGGAGGTGCTGGTGCCGACGGTCACGGACCGGATCGACAAGGGCGTGCTCGCCGCCGCCGGGCCGCAGCTCAGGCTCATCGCCAATTTCGGCAACGGCGTCGACCACATCGACCTTGCCACCGCCCGCGCGCGCGGGATCACGGTGACGAACACCCCGGGCGTGCTCACCGAGGACACGGCCGATGTCGCCTTCGCGCTCATCCTGATGACGCTGCGGCGGCTTGCCGAGGGCGAGCGGATGCTGCGCCAGGGCCGCTGGCAGGGCTGGGCGCCCACGGGCCTGCTTGGGGCGCGGCTCAAGGGCCGCCAACTCGGGATCGTCGGCATGGGCCGCATCGGCCGCGCGCTGGCGCGCCGGGCGCGGGCGGCCGGCATGCGCATCCTCTACCACAACCGCCACCGCCTGCCGGCGGAGGTGGAGGCGGAGCTCGAGGCCCGCTACTTCGAGCAGCTCGAGCAGATGCTGCCGCGCGTCGACGTGCTGTCCATCCACTGCCCCCACACGCCGGCGACCTATCATCTGCTCTCCGAGCGCCGGCTGCGCCAGCTCCCGCGTCACGCCGTCGTCATCAACACCGCGCGCGGCGAAATCGTCGACGAGCAGGCGCTGATCCGGCTGCTGGAGGAAGGCCGCCTCGGCGGTGCCGGCCTCGACGTCTTCGAGGGCGAGCCGCGGGTGGACCCGCGGCTGCTCGCGCTGCCCAATGTCGTGCTCCTGCCCCACATGGGCTCCGCCACCGAAGAGGCGCGCATCGACATGGGCGAGAAGGTGATCATCAACATCAAGACCTTCGTCGACGGCCACGCCCCGCCCGACCGGGTGCTGGAGGCGAATTTCTAG
- a CDS encoding uracil-DNA glycosylase: protein MDSSATAEPAVTGADSAPSEPGARPEPPRDCGRCPRLAASRHENRRRFPDFFNGAVPSFGDERARLLIVGLAPGLKGANRTGRPFTGDAAGRVLYGALIALGLAEGRYDEDGEDDLRLKGVMITNAVRCVPPENRPTSAEIRRCNPYLRARIAALPDLAAVLALGRIAHDAVLRALGRPLRAHPFAHGAGHRLDGLALFDCYHCSRYNMNTGRLDEAGFRRVLAAAKAAAFAGDGG, encoded by the coding sequence TTGGACAGCAGCGCAACGGCCGAGCCCGCGGTGACGGGAGCGGATTCCGCACCGAGCGAACCCGGCGCCCGTCCCGAGCCTCCGCGAGACTGCGGCCGCTGCCCCCGGCTTGCCGCCTCCCGGCATGAGAACCGGCGCCGGTTTCCGGACTTCTTCAACGGCGCGGTGCCGAGTTTCGGGGACGAGCGGGCGCGCCTGCTCATCGTCGGTCTCGCGCCGGGCCTGAAGGGCGCCAACCGCACCGGCCGGCCGTTCACCGGAGACGCCGCCGGACGCGTGCTCTATGGCGCGCTCATCGCCCTCGGGCTCGCCGAGGGGCGCTATGACGAGGACGGCGAGGACGACCTCCGGCTCAAAGGCGTCATGATCACCAATGCCGTGCGCTGCGTCCCGCCGGAAAACCGCCCGACATCCGCTGAAATCCGCCGCTGCAACCCGTACTTGCGCGCACGCATCGCCGCCCTGCCGGATCTCGCCGCGGTGCTCGCGCTGGGCCGCATCGCCCATGACGCGGTGCTGCGCGCCCTGGGCCGGCCGCTTCGCGCCCATCCCTTCGCCCACGGCGCCGGCCACCGGCTGGACGGCCTCGCCTTGTTCGACTGCTACCACTGCTCGCGCTACAACATGAACACGGGGCGGCTTGACGAGGCGGGCTTCCGCCGCGTCCTTGCCGCCGCGAAGGCCGCGGCCTTCGCCGGCGACGGGGGGTGA
- a CDS encoding 2-nitropropane dioxygenase — MKALNAIRIGGRELLPLIEGGKGISVTSGASSGPWAAMGGIGTVSAVNADSYDAQGRVIPQVYHGRSRRERHEELIRYAIAGGIAQVKKAYELSRGLGALNINILWEMGGAQRVLEGVLEKVRDLIHGVTCGAGMPYRLAEICARYGVYYYPIVSSARAFRALWKRAYHKFAEYLGAVVYEDPWRAGGHNGLSNAEDPEKPEDPYPRVKALRETMREAGLGEVPIVMAGGVWWLSEWEDWIDNPELGPIAFQFGTRPLLTRESPIPQAWKEKLLTLKPGDVLLHRFSPTGFYSSAIVNRFLKRLIDRSSRQIAYSLVPAGEHDTLLTDGSKRQFYVTAADAARARAWMADGHAIALKTPANTLVFVSREEAEQIRRDQRACMGCLSRCEFSGWVEDPERFAPPKADPRSFCIQKTLQDVAHGGSVEDNLVFAGHNAFRFAEDPFYSNGYIPSVKELVERILTGY, encoded by the coding sequence ATGAAGGCCCTGAACGCCATCAGGATCGGCGGGCGCGAGCTGCTGCCGCTCATCGAGGGCGGCAAGGGGATCTCGGTCACCTCCGGCGCCTCCTCGGGCCCCTGGGCCGCGATGGGCGGGATCGGCACGGTCTCGGCGGTCAACGCCGATTCCTATGATGCGCAGGGCCGGGTGATCCCGCAGGTCTACCACGGCCGCAGCCGCCGCGAGCGCCACGAGGAGCTCATCCGCTACGCCATCGCCGGCGGCATCGCCCAGGTGAAGAAGGCCTACGAGCTCTCCCGCGGCCTCGGCGCGCTCAACATCAACATCCTCTGGGAGATGGGCGGCGCCCAGCGGGTGCTGGAAGGCGTGCTGGAGAAGGTGCGCGATCTGATCCACGGGGTGACCTGCGGGGCCGGCATGCCGTATCGCCTGGCGGAGATCTGCGCGCGCTACGGCGTCTACTACTATCCCATCGTCTCTTCCGCGCGGGCCTTCCGGGCCCTGTGGAAGCGCGCCTACCACAAGTTCGCGGAATATCTGGGCGCCGTCGTCTACGAGGACCCGTGGCGCGCCGGCGGCCACAACGGCCTGTCGAACGCGGAGGATCCGGAAAAGCCGGAGGATCCCTATCCGCGCGTGAAGGCCCTGCGCGAGACGATGCGCGAGGCGGGCCTCGGCGAGGTCCCCATCGTCATGGCCGGCGGCGTGTGGTGGCTGAGCGAGTGGGAGGACTGGATCGACAATCCCGAGCTCGGCCCGATCGCCTTCCAGTTCGGCACCCGGCCGCTGCTCACCCGCGAAAGCCCGATCCCGCAGGCCTGGAAGGAGAAGCTGCTCACCCTCAAACCCGGCGATGTCCTGCTGCACCGGTTTTCGCCGACGGGTTTCTATTCCTCGGCCATCGTCAACCGCTTCCTCAAGCGCCTCATCGACCGCTCGTCCCGTCAGATCGCCTATTCGCTGGTGCCGGCCGGCGAACACGACACCCTGCTCACCGACGGCTCGAAGCGGCAGTTCTACGTCACCGCCGCCGATGCCGCGCGGGCGCGGGCCTGGATGGCCGACGGCCACGCGATCGCGCTCAAGACGCCGGCCAACACGCTGGTCTTCGTCAGCCGCGAGGAGGCCGAGCAGATCCGCCGCGACCAGCGCGCATGCATGGGCTGCCTGTCGCGCTGCGAGTTCTCGGGCTGGGTGGAGGATCCGGAGCGGTTCGCCCCGCCCAAGGCGGATCCGCGCTCCTTCTGCATCCAGAAGACGCTCCAGGACGTCGCCCACGGCGGTTCGGTGGAGGACAATCTCGTCTTCGCCGGGCACAACGCCTTCCGGTTCGCCGAGGATCCCTTCTACTCGAACGGCTACATCCCGAGCGTGAAGGAGCTCGTCGAGCGCATTCTCACCGGCTACTAG